One region of Armigeres subalbatus isolate Guangzhou_Male chromosome 3, GZ_Asu_2, whole genome shotgun sequence genomic DNA includes:
- the LOC134223042 gene encoding uncharacterized protein LOC134223042, translating to MIRRTAYWLRLMKLLRTTPTRRNEAGFLTTAELKEAEDTLIRLVQKEVFAAELKAISAGCNVSNKSRLRWFNPFLSTDLLLKLGGRLKHSLETENAKHPVVLPARHPFTQLLLQHYHERLFHAGPQLMLSVLRIRFWPLGGGSVVRNIVHRCHKCFRCKPTSVQQFMGDLPASRVTISRPFSETGVDYFGPVYLRPVPRRATVKAYVAVFVCLCTKAVHLELVSDLSTDRFLQALRRFIARRGRSTNMFSDNGTNFVGARNKMEDLLKLLKATTITMLYPESVPRMESSGISYPRVPPISEGYGRQPFVQPNIIYCA from the coding sequence ATGATTCGCCGAACTGCCTATTGGTTGCGTCTGATGAAGCTACTTCGAACAACGCCAACTAGACGAAATGAAGCAGGATTCCTCACCACAGCTGAATTGAAGGAAGCAGAAGATACGTTGATTCGTCTGGTGCAGAAGGAAGTATTCGCCGCTGAATTGAAGGCAATTTCGGCGGGATGTAATGTCTCAAATAAATCTCGGCTACGTTGGTTCAATCCTTTTCTGTCCACGGACCTGCTGCTCAAACTTGGAGGACGACTCAAGCACtcattagagacggaaaatgcgAAGCATCCCGTTGTTCTCCCAGCCCGGCATCCGTTTACTCAACTACTTCTTCAACATTACCATGAACGTCTTTTCCACGCGGGGCCACAGTTAATGCTGAGCGTATTAAGAATTCGATTCTGGCCACTAGGAGGTGGGAGCGTAGTTCGGAACATCGTTCACAGATGCCATAAATGTTTCCGTTGCAAGCCCACTTCCGTGCAACAATTTATGGGAGATTTGCCGGCTTCAAGAGTCACCATATCACGCCCGTTTTCAGAAACAGGGGTTGATTACTTTGGCCCTGTGTATCTCAGACCCGTTCCGCGACGTGCCACAGTTAAGGCTTATGTGGCAGTTTTTGTCTGCCTGTGTACAAAAGCAGTTCATCTGGAGCTGGTATCTGATCTATCCACTGACAGGTTCCTACAAGCGCTTCGTCGATTTATAGCACGAAGGGGTCGAAGTACAAATATGTTCTCCGATAATGGAACGAACTTCGTTGGTGCTCGTAATAAAATGGAAGACCTGCTGAAGCTGCTGAAAGCCACGACCATAACCATGCTGTATCCAGAGAGTGTGCCACGAATGGAATCCAGTGGCATTTCATACCCCCGAGTGCCCCCCATTTCGGAGGGTTATGGGAGGCAGCCGTTCGTTCAACCGAACATCATTTACTGCGCGTAA